From the genome of Drosophila melanogaster chromosome 2L, one region includes:
- the CG14341 gene encoding uncharacterized protein produces the protein MGSPELPSDPGQEGLPTPPVDHPRGGVESEDDDDSDAYDGYQPLALDEENDAADPEEMSREQETPSADNDEDVDLMTAPVTHGDPNMPAIEPADVEIERQVWSEPRPRELQMDLDKTRTEQILKAMSTITLPNITVPDWARGVPEEHWKHELLDRINNRHHPPEPSTSSSRESHQHSKKE, from the exons atgggAAGTCCAGAATTGCCCTCAGATCCCGGTCAAGAGGGACTTCCAACCCCACCGGTTGACCATCCACGGGGAGGGGTGGAGAGCGAGGATGACGATGATTCGGATGCATACGACGGCTACCAACCACTCGCTTTGGATGAGGAGAACGATGCAGCGGATCCCGAGGAGATGTCCAGGGAGCAGGAGACCCCGTCCGCGGATAATGACGAAGATGTTGACCTGATGACTGCCCCAGTCACCCACGGAGACCCCAACATGCCTGCCATTGAGCCCGCTGACGTGGAAATCGAGAGACAAGTCTGGAGTGAACCAAGACCCAGGGAACTCCAAATGGATCTTGACAAAACTCGAACGGAACAG ATACTCAAAGCGATGTCCACTATAACGTTACCCAACATCACAGTGCCGGATTGGGCCAGAGGAGTGCCCGAGGAGCATTGGAAGCATGAGCTGCTGGACCGGATTAACAACCGGCACCATCCACCCGAACCCTCAACGTCGTCGTCGCGCGAGAGTCATCAGCATTCCAAGAAAGAATAG